Genomic window (Calditerrivibrio sp.):
ATTTTCTCTTTGCTGTTGATCTGAATATCAGCAATTTTACTAAAAAGCTCCTTGGGGTCAATGTTTATTATCGGTATTGTGGAGTCAGTTAGATTAGGAGTGTTAAGAGGGGAAGGAGATATGAAGAATATAAATTGCTCTTTTGGGGTGTTTTTATCATAGCTTAATTTGAATTTGTCGGCGGAAGAGGGTACCTCGTGGATTACTCCGCTTTCAAAGAGGTTATTTAGTGAGTATTTGTTGGGAAAGATTAGGTATAATTTATTTTCCTTGTCTCGATAAAATATTCTTGAGTAGAAAGGTTTGGAACTTTTTATATAAAATTTGATTTCATTACCTAAAAAATACTTATCTCTGTTAGGGATGATGGTTACGTTCAGGGTATCATCTTTTATATTGTCTTTTGGTGTTGGAAAGATGGCTATTTTTGTGTTTACTTTGATACAACTGTTTATCTGGGCAGGTTCTATATCCCATTTGGATGATTTTGATATCAATTCAAATCTTGAGTTTTCAAAATTAAAAAAGTTTATTAGCTCTGGGCGTAGTTTTAAAATATTATTTATTGCATCATTCTTAGCATCTAATATTGCCTTGTATTCTGTCTCCTCGGGTTTTGATGTACTTGTCATACAAGAAATCCCTTTAGATTCTGTTATGAAAGAGACGCTTGCAAAGGATAGGCTTGTTGTCAAAAGTATCAAGACAAGGTATTTTAGCATAGGTTATTACTCCTTGTTTGCATTTTTAAGGGCTTCTACTATTAGGGTAGCTGATAATGCGTAATTATCGCTGCGATTGTATGTTTTAATAACATCAAAATTTTTGTATGTTATCCACAGTTCATAGGTGTTGTTGTCATAAGAGAATTTTTTTATGGAGGCGGTATTTTTTTTGGGGCTTGGGTAAGAGAGAGTTTTAATATCCAGAGAAAGTTTTTGATTTACAAAGTTTTCTAATGTTTTAACATGTTCTGGTCTTACTTTAGTTGCAATTAACTCGTTGAATTCCCAGCCATTACTCTTTAAGTAGTTGGCTATACTTGCAAAGGTATCTGGCCAATTGTTTAAAAGATCAATTTTACAGTCGTTATCGTAATCTACAGCGTAACTTAGAATACTTGAAGGCATGAATTGAGGTAGGCCGATTGCACCAGCATAAGAACCTTTTATGTTGTTGTTATCATATGTTTTATCTAATCTACGCAATATTATATAATGAATAAGTTCTTTTGTGAAAAAATTACTTCGGGGAGGGTACTCTTTTGCGAGGGTAAAAAGGGCATCACCAACATTGTGAACAGGTTTATATTTGCCGAAATTAGATTCTATGGCTACAAGGGCAACTATTATCTCTTTGTCCACCTTAAATTCGTTTTCTATTTTTCTTAATATGTCT
Coding sequences:
- a CDS encoding DUF4384 domain-containing protein produces the protein MLKYLVLILLTTSLSFASVSFITESKGISCMTSTSKPEETEYKAILDAKNDAINNILKLRPELINFFNFENSRFELISKSSKWDIEPAQINSCIKVNTKIAIFPTPKDNIKDDTLNVTIIPNRDKYFLGNEIKFYIKSSKPFYSRIFYRDKENKLYLIFPNKYSLNNLFESGVIHEVPSSADKFKLSYDKNTPKEQFIFFISPSPLNTPNLTDSTIPIINIDPKELFSKIADIQINSKEKIYVEELYYKNIELK
- a CDS encoding lytic murein transglycosylase, coding for MKIIFIFFIIYHIFAVLAIANDNLTNNYIDNLSKIIEQRYYIPYDFSKKILSSLNIDNKTLEKIVAPKEALIWGKYKDIFVTEKRINDAKAFLKEHLDILRKIENEFKVDKEIIVALVAIESNFGKYKPVHNVGDALFTLAKEYPPRSNFFTKELIHYIILRRLDKTYDNNNIKGSYAGAIGLPQFMPSSILSYAVDYDNDCKIDLLNNWPDTFASIANYLKSNGWEFNELIATKVRPEHVKTLENFVNQKLSLDIKTLSYPSPKKNTASIKKFSYDNNTYELWITYKNFDVIKTYNRSDNYALSATLIVEALKNANKE